In one Lolium rigidum isolate FL_2022 chromosome 3, APGP_CSIRO_Lrig_0.1, whole genome shotgun sequence genomic region, the following are encoded:
- the LOC124695396 gene encoding probable protein phosphatase 2C 33, giving the protein MESDTIEEKLPRALPLATLIGRELRGGGSERPLVRFGHSGFAKRGEDHFLVKPDCLRVPGDPCSAFSVFAVFDGHNGVSAAVFSKEHLLEDVMSAVPQGISRDDWLQVLPRALVAGFVKTDIDFQRKGEMSGTTATLVVIDGFTVTVASVGDSRCILDTQGGVVSLLTNRLGRNSPSKANVPPFRCAICQVDQVPFEDLITDNEGGYSSAPSTPWAGPYLCSGCRKKKDAMEGKRSSRSTACS; this is encoded by the exons ATGGAGAGCGACACCATCGAGGAGAAGCTGCCCCGTGCGCTACCCCTGGCAACACTGATCGGCCGCGAGctccgcggcggcggctccgAACGCCCGCTCGTGCGGTTCGGCCACTCCGGTTTCGCCAAGCGAGGCGAGGACCACTTCCTCGTCAAGCCCGACTGCCTCCGCGTCCCCGGTGACCCTTGCTCCGCCTTCTCCGTCTTCGCC GTGTTCGACGGGCACAATGGCGTGTCGGCGGCGGTGTTCAGCAAGGAGCACTTGCTGGAGGACGTGATGAGCGCCGTGCCGCAGGGTATCAGCCGCGACGACTGGCTGCAGGTGCTGCCGCGCGCGCTTGTGGCGGGTTTTGTCAAGACAGACATTGACTTCCAGCGCAAGG GTGAGATGTCTGGGACGACGGCGACCTTGGTCGTCATTGACGGATTCACTGTCACTGTGGCGTCGGTCGGAGACTCCAGATGCATCCTGGACACTCAGGGTGGTGTGGTCTCGCTGCTAACT AACAG GTTGGGGAGGAATTCTCCATCAAAAGCAAATGTGCCCCCATTCCGCTGCGCGATCTGCCAAGTGGACCAAGTGCCATTCGAAGATTTAATAACTGATAATGAAGGAGGTTACAGTTCTGCCCCGTCAACACCATGGGCTGGTCCTTATCTTTGTTCAGGATGTAGGAAAAAGAAGGATGCGATGGAAGGTAAAAGATCTAGCCGCTCGACTGCATGCAGTTGA